The following are encoded together in the Plasmodium brasilianum strain Bolivian I chromosome 10, whole genome shotgun sequence genome:
- a CDS encoding rRNA-processing protein EBP2, which produces MKNRERGKTSNGESGLKRGNEKNGRDVFADEGDTYNKKDEHSGEHSGEHADEHTDEHADEHTDKHTDEHADKHADKHADKHADKHTGKHTNENFTDERNLISENKARMEKKLNEIKLQINDSNNSEWLEKLDITSPEYYYLKNVNLFGKCQQRENELLKFAHTNMLEALKKLQSLNIVFNRPYDFLADMVKSDVHMEKVRQKIIKEHEITEIREKNKLKRLNKKFKKKSGSLKVRDQQEALEKKKNLQKIDQLKKDDNLDSLNVQNFFLKYAKATDDKLVDGKNGRKNINDKRNVKTTKNMKNMKNMKNTKNMKNMKNMKNMKNTKNMKNMKNTKFTKFMKDTKDSKDLYKRKDRIGVQTKKKKKGIKKNTKNKRRKKFNRH; this is translated from the coding sequence atgaaaaacaggGAAAGGGGAAAAACTTCAAATGGGGAAAGTGGCCTAAAAAGGggcaatgaaaaaaatggaagagaTGTATTTGCAGACGAAGGGGATACATATAACAAAAAGGACGAGCATTCGGGTGAGCATTCGGGTGAGCATGCCGATGAGCATACCGATGAGCATGCCGATGAGCATACCGATAAGCATACCGATGAGCATGCCGATAAGCATGCCGATAAGCATGCCGATAAGCATGCCGATAAGCACACTGGTAAGCACACAAATGAAAATTTCACAGATGAGCGAAACTTGATCAGCGAAAATAAAGCTcgtatggaaaaaaaattaaatgaaataaaacttCAAATAAACGATAGTAACAACAGCGAGTGGCTGGAAAAATTAGACATCACAAGCCcagaatattattatttgaaaaatgtaaacttATTTGGAAAATGTCAACAGAGAGAAAATGAATTGTTAAAATTTGCTCATACAAATATGTTAGAGGCTTTAAAAAAACTACAAAGTTTAAATATTGTATTCAATAGACCATACGATTTCTTAGCTGATATGGTAAAAAGTGATGTGCATATGGAAAAGGTaagacaaaaaataataaaagaacatGAAATAACAGAAATacgagaaaaaaataaattaaaaagactgaacaaaaaatttaaaaaaaaatctggCTCACTTAAAGTACGTGACCAACAGGAAGctttagagaaaaaaaaaaatttacaaaaaatagatCAACTAAAAAAAGACGACAATTTGGACAGCCTGAATGTTCAGAACTTTTTCTTGAAGTACGCAAAGGCTACTGATGATAAGTTAGTGGACGGAAAAAATGGCAGGAAAAACATTAATGATAAAAGAAACGTAAAAACTacgaaaaatatgaaaaatatgaaaaatatgaaaaatacgaaaaatatgaaaaatatgaaaaatatgaaaaatatgaaaaatacgaaaaatatgaaaaatatgaaaaatacgaaatttacaaaatttatgaaaGACACAAAAGACAGCAAAGATTTGTACAAACGTAAAGACAGAATTGGGGTACAGaccaaaaagaaaaaaaagggaattaaaaaaaacacaaaaaacaaaaggagGAAAAAGTTTAACAGACACTAA
- a CDS encoding rRNA-processing protein EBP2, translating to MIRDDICWAYIRCFNYEVNKEKNSNGALVLTARWRKKKKKKSSNINSINSNKSNNNINSINSNKSNNNINSNSNSNSNNINSYEGFRRSYRK from the exons ATGATTCGGGATGATATATGCTGGGCTTATATACGCTGTTTTAATTATGAAGTTAACAAGGAGAAAAACTCGAATGGGGCATT AGTACTGACTGCGCgatggagaaaaaaaaaaaaaaaaaaaagtagtaaCATCAACAGCATCAACAGCAACAAAAGCAACAATAACATCAACAGCATCAACAGCAACAAAAGCAACAATAACATCAACAGCAACAGCAACAGCAACAGCAACAACATCAACAGCTATGAAGGATTTAGAAGGAGTTATAGGAAGTAG
- a CDS encoding ribosome biogenesis protein RPF2: MYDESKEDIIDRIRGEKAKTRKGKVILKKREGEFHEGSKNCLFISSNKRTELLKNFMQDIYILRKPLTCYMPKLHQNLSNLLDKIDSLVDICIYNSCSFFFCIFSTKKNPSRFILGRLYNKNILDYYVFSLVSFIPFHIFPLSKEIISDTKPIVLIQGSYFDQTDVTKYLKNILFDFFKHRNVDSFTRNSIQRLIVLTAYERIVSIDNNCVNGTSNTSRGDSGENANKLGSDNLSSSVGIKGAHTDNVGINNVGGKSNRSYRDVDGKNKYVISFRQYLLRKGVLSQTDKDIPELEEIGPRFEFTLENYKIPDYHLFQEAIKKADIPKKNKIKKVKVDEFGNSIKRVYVQKQNFTKLHTKHTKILKKTNKVNSKKGKHE; the protein is encoded by the coding sequence ATGTACGACGAAAGCAAAGAAGATATCATTGATAGGATAAGAGGAGAGAAAGCAAAAAcgagaaaaggaaaagtcattttaaaaaaacgaGAAGGAGAATTTCATGAAGGCTCGAAGAATTGCTTATTCATAAGTAGCAACAAAAGAACagaattgttaaaaaattttatgcaagatatatatatattacgtaAACCTTTAACATGTTATATGCCGAAATTGCATCAGAATTTATCGAATTTATTGGATAAGATTGACAGTTTAGTggatatatgtatttataatagctgttctttttttttttgtatattttcaaCTAAAAAAAATCCATCTAGATTTATTTTAGGaagattatataataaaaatattttggaTTACTATGTTTTTTCTCTAGTCTCTTTTATTCCATTTCACATATTTCCTTTatcaaaagaaattatatctGATACGAAACCCATTGTCCTAATACAAGGATCATACTTCGACCAAACTGATGTTACCAAAtacttgaaaaatattttatttgatttttttaaacacaGAAATGTGGATTCTTTCACTCGGAATAGTATACAGCGCTTGATAGTTTTGACTGCCTATGAGAGGATTGTCAGCATTGATAACAACTGCGTTAATGGTACTAGTAATACAAGTAGAGGAGATTCGGGAGAAAACGCTAATAAGTTGGGTAGTGATAATTTAAGTAGCAGTGTAGGTATCAAAGGTGCTCACACGGACAACGTGGGCATCAACAACGTTGGTGGCAAAAGTAATCGTAGTTACAGGGATGTAGACGGGAAGAACAAATACGTTATATCATTTCGACAGTACCTACTAAGAAAGGGGGTTTTGAGCCAAACGGACAAGGACATACCAGAATTAGAAGAAATTGGACCGCGCTTTGAATTCACATTAGAAAACTACAAAATACCTGACTACCATTTATTTCAGGAAGCTATTAAAAAGGCAGATATCcctaaaaagaataaaattaaaaaagttaaagtGGATGAGTTTGGAAATAGCATCAAAAGGGTATATGTTCAAAAGCAGAATTTTACCAAGTTGCACACAAAGCATACTAAAATTCTTAAAAAGACGAATAAAGTTAATAGCAAAAAGGGGAAACATGAATGA
- a CDS encoding inner membrane complex protein 1m produces MCENICKNKNKYVHGLGPMFMPQRGNDSLCTTMEDYHVFEPGAKPFIKNIIQETTINVPKIEYKEKIVQVPRVEYRPYPVVKEVETPVYQDRYKYKNVQVPQKKLRVKPVYKVIDVPQYKYVDKFVKKKYKRFKYIPKEVQIPFRPRREIYSEVPIPRYIPQYIHNSIRPETFNTDYDGQIPLFEGYNDCFLNMMNPFSVYNRKEKNKCILNCLCNGNNDDKMYEMDPVLFTPTPYTFNNNSINDMGNNFDLHPSYYDMVSHSYPFVVHTKENDFFTKIIDATSSALAAAGIAIMLAGKLSMQGISLFLGNNNQKSQQNECTCEHGGGRSTERQQIKNEGGGKGEKSEKNDKK; encoded by the exons ATGTGTGAAAAtatttgcaaaaataaaaataaatatgttcatGGTCTTGGGCCGATGTTTATGCCGCAAAGGGGCAACGATTCCTTGTGTACAACTATGGAGGATTACCACGTTTTtgaa CCAGGAGCAAAaccatttataaaaaacataatccAAGAGACCACAATCAATGTGCCAAAAATTGagtataaggaaaaaatagtCCAAGTGCCCCGAGTTGAATATCGACCATATCCTGTGGTGAAGGAGGTAGAAACCCCCGTATATCAAgatagatataaatataaaaatgtacaagtcccacaaaaaaaattaagagtTAAACCTGTGTACAAAGTAATAGATGTGCcacaatataaatatgtagacaagtttgttaaaaaaaaatataaaagatttaaatatatacctaAAGAAGTACAAATACCATTTAGACCAAGAAGAGAAATATATAGTGAAGTTCCAATCCCTAGATATATACctcaatatatacataattccATTAGACCAGAAACATTTAATACTGATTACGATGGGCAGATACCTCTATTCGAGGGTTATAATGACTGCTTCCTAAACATGATGAATCCATTTAGTGTATATaacagaaaagaaaaaaataaatgtattttaaacTGTCTCTGTAATGGCAATAATGATGACAAAATGTATGAAATGGACCCAGTATTATTTACACCAACACcttatacatttaataataacagcaTAAATGACATGGGaaataattttgatttaCATCCTAGCTACTACGATATGGTAAGCCATAGTTATCCATTTGTCGTACATACAAAGGAAAATGATTTCTTCACAAAAATAATTGACGCTACCTCTAGTGCACTGGCAGCCGCAGGGATAGCTATCATGTTAGCAGGAAAATTGAGTATGCAGGgaatttctctttttttaggAAACAATAATCAGAAAAGCCAACAGAATGAGTGCACGTGTGAACACGGTGGTGGTAGATCGACCGAACGTCAACAAATTAAAAACGAAGGAGGTGGAAAAGGcgaaaaaagtgaaaaaaatgataaaaaatga